One Paraburkholderia phytofirmans OLGA172 genomic window carries:
- the gap gene encoding type I glyceraldehyde-3-phosphate dehydrogenase, protein MTIRVAINGYGRIGRNTLRAFYENGKKHDIEIVAINDLGDAKTNAHLTQYDTAHGKFPGEVSVDGDYLVVNGDKIRVLANRNPAELPWGELNVDVVMECTGFFTTKEKASAHIKGGAKKVIISAPGGKDVDATIVYGVNHNVLKASDTVISNASCTTNCLAPLVKPLNDKIGLVNGLMTTIHAYTNDQVLTDVYHEDLRRARSATHSQIPTKTGAASAVGLVLPELNGKLDGYAIRVPTINVSVVDLSFIAARDTTVEEVNAIMKEASEGSLKGILGYNDAPLVSIDFNHNPASSTFDATLTKVSGRLVKVSSWYDNEWGFSNRMLDTAVALANAK, encoded by the coding sequence ATGACGATTCGCGTCGCAATCAACGGCTACGGCCGGATCGGCCGCAACACGCTGCGCGCCTTCTATGAAAACGGCAAGAAGCACGATATCGAAATCGTCGCCATCAACGATCTTGGCGATGCCAAGACCAACGCTCACCTGACGCAATACGACACCGCGCATGGCAAGTTCCCGGGCGAAGTCTCGGTGGACGGCGACTACCTGGTCGTCAACGGCGACAAGATCCGCGTGCTGGCTAACCGCAATCCGGCAGAACTGCCGTGGGGCGAGCTGAACGTCGACGTCGTGATGGAATGCACGGGCTTTTTCACGACCAAGGAAAAGGCTAGCGCGCACATCAAGGGCGGCGCAAAGAAGGTCATCATCTCGGCGCCGGGCGGTAAGGACGTCGACGCAACGATCGTCTACGGCGTGAACCACAACGTCCTGAAGGCATCGGACACGGTGATCTCGAACGCATCGTGCACGACCAACTGCCTGGCACCGTTGGTGAAACCGCTGAACGACAAGATCGGGCTGGTGAACGGCCTGATGACGACGATTCACGCTTACACGAACGACCAGGTTCTGACGGACGTGTACCACGAAGACCTGCGCCGCGCGCGCTCGGCCACGCACAGCCAGATTCCGACCAAGACCGGTGCTGCCTCGGCAGTGGGTCTCGTGCTGCCGGAACTGAACGGCAAGCTGGACGGCTACGCGATCCGCGTCCCGACGATCAACGTGTCGGTCGTCGACCTGTCGTTCATCGCCGCGCGCGACACGACGGTCGAGGAAGTCAACGCGATCATGAAGGAAGCGTCGGAAGGCTCGCTGAAGGGCATCCTCGGTTACAACGACGCACCGCTGGTCTCGATCGACTTCAACCACAACCCGGCTTCGTCGACGTTCGACGCGACGCTGACCAAGGTGTCGGGCCGTCTGGTGAAGGTGTCGAGCTGGTACGACAACGAGTGGGGCTTCTCGAACCGCATGCTGGATACGGCTGTGGCGCTGGCCAACGCGAAGTAA
- the tkt gene encoding transketolase, producing the protein MTTPSPAPTSLMANAIRALSMDAVQKANSGHPGMPMGMAEIGVALWSRHLRHNPKNPQWADRDRFILSNGHGSMLLYSLLHLTGYDLPMEELKNFRQMHSKTPGHPEYGITPGVETTTGPLGQGLANAVGMALAESLLATEFNKPDATIVDHHTYVFVGDGCLMEGISHEACSLAGVLKLNKLIAFYDDNGISIDGEVVHWFHDDTPKRFEAYGWNVIPNVVGHDVDAVDAAIKQAKLSDKPTLICCKTVIGEGAPTKAGSHDSHGAPLGDKEIAATREAIGWKWEPFVIPQEVYAAWDAKEAGARIESDWDKAFAAYAAKYPQEAAEFKRRDAKQLPADWKEKAKAIIAGANERAETVATRKASQQAIEGLSAVLPELLGGSADLTGSNLTNWKAAKPVRVNAEGKAAGNYVNYGVREFGMSAAINGIALHGGFKAFGGTFLTFSDYSRNALRVAALMKAPSIFVFTHDSIGLGEDGPTHQSIEHVASLRLIPNLQVWRPADTVETAVAWTHAVEHHGPSCLIFSRQNLPFSERTDAQIANIEKGGYVLRDWNDEIVARKVILIATGSEVELALNAVEPLAREGIAARVVSMPSTTVFDKQDAEYRERVLPHGVRRVAIEAGVTDFWRKYVGLEGGVVGIDTFGESAPAGVLFKHFGFTVEHVVATAKAALG; encoded by the coding sequence ATGACGACCCCGTCTCCCGCACCCACTTCCCTGATGGCCAACGCAATCCGCGCGTTGTCCATGGACGCTGTTCAAAAAGCGAATTCCGGCCACCCCGGCATGCCGATGGGCATGGCCGAAATCGGCGTGGCGCTGTGGTCGCGCCATCTGCGCCACAATCCGAAGAACCCGCAGTGGGCCGATCGCGACCGTTTCATTCTGTCGAACGGCCACGGCTCGATGCTGCTGTATTCGCTGCTGCACCTGACCGGCTACGACCTGCCGATGGAAGAGCTGAAGAACTTCCGCCAGATGCATTCGAAGACGCCGGGCCATCCGGAATACGGCATCACGCCGGGCGTCGAAACGACCACCGGCCCGCTCGGCCAGGGGCTGGCAAACGCGGTCGGCATGGCGCTCGCCGAGTCGCTGCTCGCCACCGAATTCAACAAGCCTGACGCGACAATCGTCGACCACCACACGTACGTGTTCGTCGGCGACGGCTGCCTGATGGAAGGCATCTCGCACGAAGCCTGCTCGCTCGCGGGCGTGCTGAAGCTGAACAAGCTGATCGCGTTCTACGACGACAACGGCATCTCGATCGACGGCGAAGTGGTCCACTGGTTCCACGACGACACGCCGAAGCGCTTCGAAGCGTACGGCTGGAACGTGATCCCGAACGTGGTCGGCCATGACGTCGACGCGGTGGACGCCGCGATCAAGCAAGCCAAGCTGTCGGACAAGCCGACGCTGATCTGCTGCAAAACCGTGATCGGCGAAGGCGCGCCGACCAAGGCTGGCAGCCACGACTCGCACGGCGCGCCGCTCGGCGACAAGGAAATCGCAGCAACGCGTGAAGCGATCGGCTGGAAGTGGGAGCCGTTCGTGATTCCGCAGGAAGTCTACGCAGCATGGGACGCGAAGGAAGCCGGCGCGCGCATCGAGTCCGACTGGGACAAGGCGTTTGCAGCGTACGCAGCGAAATACCCGCAGGAAGCCGCGGAATTCAAGCGCCGCGACGCGAAGCAATTGCCCGCCGACTGGAAAGAAAAGGCCAAGGCCATCATCGCCGGTGCGAACGAACGCGCGGAAACCGTCGCGACACGTAAGGCTTCGCAACAAGCTATCGAAGGTTTGTCGGCCGTGTTGCCGGAACTGCTCGGCGGTTCCGCCGACCTGACCGGTTCGAACCTGACCAACTGGAAGGCCGCCAAGCCGGTGCGGGTGAACGCTGAAGGCAAGGCAGCCGGCAACTACGTGAACTACGGCGTGCGCGAGTTCGGCATGAGCGCTGCGATCAACGGCATCGCGCTGCATGGCGGCTTCAAGGCCTTCGGCGGCACGTTCCTGACGTTCTCCGACTACAGCCGCAACGCGCTGCGCGTCGCCGCGCTGATGAAGGCGCCGTCCATTTTCGTGTTCACGCACGACTCGATCGGTCTGGGCGAAGACGGCCCGACCCACCAGTCGATCGAGCACGTCGCGAGCCTGCGTCTGATTCCGAATCTGCAAGTGTGGCGCCCGGCCGATACGGTCGAAACGGCGGTGGCCTGGACCCACGCGGTCGAGCACCACGGCCCGTCGTGCCTGATCTTCAGCCGTCAGAACCTGCCGTTCTCGGAGCGTACCGACGCGCAGATCGCCAACATCGAGAAGGGTGGTTACGTGCTGCGCGACTGGAACGACGAGATCGTCGCGCGCAAGGTCATCCTGATCGCCACCGGTTCGGAAGTCGAACTGGCGTTGAACGCGGTCGAGCCGCTCGCTCGCGAAGGCATCGCGGCACGCGTCGTGTCGATGCCGTCGACCACCGTGTTCGACAAGCAGGACGCCGAATACCGTGAACGCGTGCTGCCGCATGGCGTGCGCCGCGTCGCGATCGAAGCGGGTGTCACGGATTTCTGGCGCAAGTACGTGGGTCTGGAAGGCGGCGTGGTCGGCATCGACACGTTCGGCGAATCGGCCCCGGCTGGCGTGCTGTTCAAGCATTTCGGCTTCACCGTCGAGCACGTGGTAGCGACGGCCAAAGCCGCCTTGGGCTGA
- the speE gene encoding spermidine synthase yields MSAPLLFQPTADAVYGFPNALLLARVDSPYQRIEVWDTPQLGQLFTLDGRPMTSTGDEFIYHECMVHPAALAHPSPKTALVLGGGDGGAARQLLKHPSIERIVVAELDAEVVRMTREYLPEVQGGAFDDPRVELVIGDAAHYVAGAAHGGAAQAGTAHATTALATAETARASDSAHAAGQAVAQAHAATTASASAAATATMQFDLVVFDLTPPDSPAAGLYTPDFYMQLKRVMSPATVLSLHLGSPYFHAERVAGLLDDLRDTFAIVRTMHTFIPLYGSLWMMATASDTLDPASLAVETLAERLAARRIASLKHYDPALHAGLFSASRSVRDKLSQFLKPSS; encoded by the coding sequence GTGAGCGCTCCCCTGCTGTTCCAGCCAACCGCCGACGCAGTCTACGGATTTCCGAACGCGCTGCTGCTTGCGCGCGTCGATTCGCCCTACCAGCGTATCGAGGTGTGGGACACGCCGCAGCTCGGCCAGCTATTTACACTCGACGGCCGCCCGATGACCTCGACCGGTGACGAGTTCATCTACCACGAATGCATGGTGCATCCCGCCGCTCTGGCGCATCCTTCGCCGAAAACTGCGCTGGTGCTGGGCGGCGGCGATGGCGGCGCCGCGCGGCAATTGCTGAAGCACCCCAGCATTGAGCGGATCGTGGTGGCGGAGCTCGACGCCGAAGTCGTGCGCATGACCCGCGAGTATCTACCCGAGGTACAGGGAGGTGCTTTCGACGATCCGCGCGTCGAGCTGGTGATCGGCGACGCTGCGCATTATGTCGCGGGGGCCGCCCACGGGGGGGCTGCCCAAGCAGGGACCGCCCATGCGACGACCGCCTTGGCAACCGCGGAGACCGCAAGGGCATCGGATTCGGCTCACGCGGCAGGACAGGCTGTGGCACAGGCACACGCGGCGACGACGGCTTCGGCTTCGGCGGCGGCCACGGCCACTATGCAGTTCGATCTGGTCGTCTTCGACCTGACGCCGCCTGACTCGCCCGCCGCAGGCCTATACACACCCGACTTCTACATGCAGCTCAAACGCGTCATGAGTCCGGCCACCGTGCTCTCCCTGCATCTCGGCTCGCCGTATTTCCACGCTGAACGCGTCGCCGGCCTGCTCGACGATCTGCGCGACACATTCGCCATCGTGCGCACGATGCACACCTTCATCCCGCTCTATGGCTCACTCTGGATGATGGCGACCGCCAGCGACACGCTCGACCCCGCCTCCCTCGCCGTCGAAACACTCGCTGAGCGCCTTGCCGCGCGCCGAATCGCCTCGCTGAAGCATTACGACCCGGCCCTGCACGCCGGACTGTTCTCGGCTTCCCGCTCCGTGCGCGATAAACTAAGTCAATTCTTAAAGCCATCAAGCTAA
- a CDS encoding VOC family protein, which translates to MTAPRPAGVPWLTPYLTVRDARAATAFFEAAFGFEVRDSVQDDGVVMHVEMTYQGQLIVMFAPEGAFGSAAKTPKSAGAIAPQSFYVYVDDVDAVYTRALAAGAKSLSEPQDQFWGDRFAQVEDLDGYRWALARHLS; encoded by the coding sequence ATGACCGCCCCCCGCCCAGCCGGTGTGCCCTGGTTGACCCCCTATCTGACGGTGCGCGACGCACGTGCCGCGACCGCGTTCTTCGAAGCGGCATTCGGCTTCGAGGTACGCGATAGCGTTCAGGACGACGGTGTCGTCATGCATGTCGAGATGACCTATCAAGGCCAGCTGATCGTGATGTTCGCGCCGGAAGGCGCGTTCGGCTCGGCGGCGAAAACACCCAAAAGCGCGGGCGCGATTGCGCCGCAATCGTTCTATGTCTATGTCGACGATGTCGACGCGGTTTACACGCGGGCACTAGCCGCCGGCGCAAAATCGCTGAGCGAGCCACAGGATCAGTTCTGGGGCGACCGGTTCGCCCAGGTCGAAGATCTGGACGGCTACCGTTGGGCGCTCGCTCGCCACCTTTCCTGA
- a CDS encoding 16S rRNA (uracil(1498)-N(3))-methyltransferase — protein sequence MPRFFVGTPLKPDDIMQLPDDVTRHILVLRLQPGDSIVLFNGEGGEYSAELVEVERRSAKVRIHEFRNIEVEAPYHLTLAQGIAGGDKMDWLIEKAVELGASCFVPLTTTRSVVRLSGDRAQRRHVHWQGIVRASCEQCGRNRLPEVMPVREIATWLGALPRTPEEGEMRILLSPRASISFSALPANPPFGRVTVLVGPEGGFSAAEEAAATDHGFAAVGLGPRVLRTETAGIAVLSALAARWGGW from the coding sequence ATGCCTCGCTTCTTCGTCGGTACGCCTCTCAAGCCCGACGACATCATGCAGTTGCCCGATGACGTCACGCGCCACATCCTCGTGCTGCGTTTGCAGCCCGGCGATTCGATCGTGCTTTTCAACGGCGAAGGCGGCGAATACAGCGCCGAACTCGTCGAGGTCGAGCGCCGCTCAGCCAAGGTGAGAATTCACGAATTTCGCAATATCGAAGTAGAAGCGCCGTACCACCTCACCCTCGCGCAGGGCATTGCCGGCGGTGACAAGATGGACTGGCTCATCGAGAAGGCAGTCGAACTCGGAGCCTCGTGTTTCGTGCCGCTGACCACCACGCGCAGCGTCGTGCGCCTTTCCGGCGACCGCGCGCAGCGGCGTCATGTGCACTGGCAGGGCATCGTGCGGGCGTCGTGCGAACAATGCGGGCGCAATCGCCTGCCGGAAGTAATGCCAGTGCGTGAGATCGCCACCTGGCTCGGCGCGCTGCCTCGCACGCCTGAAGAAGGCGAAATGCGCATTCTGCTGTCGCCGCGCGCCAGTATCAGTTTTTCGGCGCTGCCCGCCAATCCGCCGTTCGGGCGCGTGACCGTGCTGGTCGGCCCGGAAGGCGGCTTTTCGGCCGCGGAAGAAGCCGCTGCGACCGACCACGGATTTGCCGCAGTCGGTCTCGGTCCGCGTGTGTTGCGCACTGAAACCGCGGGCATCGCCGTACTTTCGGCGCTGGCAGCACGCTGGGGCGGCTGGTAA
- a CDS encoding barstar family protein → MNGMSDNVYAHDTGVATDLFAAGEGNLFQRVMRMRAGDQDRDNQSEAGTVLSSNEEPMSLFKTVRPNIVQSIRAFRVQDLADEAHQLGQHFLYAYCANAQSKQEVLETIATSFLFPKHFGKNYDALYDCLTDLVQKAGAQPGFVIVLEQLPVAQKFDKEGRETLLDVFREASEFWAERKVAFRVFYSFA, encoded by the coding sequence ATGAACGGCATGAGCGACAACGTCTACGCGCACGACACCGGAGTCGCGACGGATCTTTTCGCGGCTGGCGAGGGCAATTTGTTCCAGCGCGTCATGCGGATGCGCGCCGGCGACCAGGACCGGGATAACCAGAGCGAAGCTGGCACTGTGCTTTCTTCGAACGAGGAGCCCATGAGTCTTTTCAAGACCGTACGACCGAACATCGTACAGTCGATCCGCGCGTTTCGCGTGCAGGATCTAGCTGACGAGGCCCATCAACTCGGCCAGCATTTTCTGTATGCGTACTGTGCGAATGCGCAGTCCAAACAGGAAGTGCTGGAAACCATTGCTACGTCGTTCCTGTTTCCGAAACATTTCGGCAAGAATTACGACGCGCTCTACGATTGCCTGACGGATCTGGTCCAAAAGGCAGGCGCGCAACCCGGGTTTGTGATCGTTCTCGAGCAACTGCCGGTCGCACAAAAGTTCGACAAGGAAGGGCGCGAGACGCTCCTGGACGTGTTCCGCGAAGCGTCCGAGTTCTGGGCCGAGCGCAAGGTCGCGTTCCGGGTGTTTTATTCGTTTGCATAA
- a CDS encoding ribonuclease encodes MARKWQRIKGVLIGALTLCALSGSVPGAFARDYTAPADTQAQVQGTIAAAQLPREAVNTLNLIAAGGPYPYEKDGIVFGNRERLLPPHRRGYYHEYTVPTPRSRNRGARRIVCGGPLQRIDNCYYSDDHYTSFNRIVE; translated from the coding sequence ATGGCACGCAAGTGGCAACGCATCAAAGGCGTGCTGATCGGTGCTTTGACGCTCTGCGCTTTGTCTGGCTCCGTGCCTGGCGCGTTTGCGCGCGACTACACGGCACCCGCCGATACACAAGCACAGGTGCAGGGCACCATCGCGGCGGCGCAGTTGCCGCGCGAAGCGGTCAATACGTTGAACTTGATTGCCGCGGGTGGGCCTTACCCGTATGAGAAGGACGGCATCGTATTCGGCAATCGCGAACGGTTGCTACCGCCGCATCGGCGCGGCTATTACCACGAATACACCGTCCCCACGCCTCGCTCACGAAACCGCGGGGCGCGTCGCATCGTCTGCGGAGGTCCGCTACAGCGGATCGACAACTGTTACTACTCGGACGACCATTACACCAGTTTTAATCGTATTGTTGAATGA